AACCAACCAGAAGGGTAGTACTCTAAAAGCGATGTGGTAAGCGGTACAAAAAACTTAAAATTAAGATAGATGAGTATTCTCATTTTTAAAGTGAAATGCTTGTAGAATCCAAATTGAGAAGCTACAGTAAAGTATTTGTCATAATATTGATACGCATCGCTAAAGCCGACACTATTGCCGCCATAACTATGGCCGATCATATACTGTTCGTTTTCGGGAAATTCTTCTTTGGCATGTTTAGAAACTGATTTAAAATCCTGTGCCCAGAAAACAAAACCATGTTCTTTTAAAGATTGAATGCTTTGAGAAAGAGAATCTCCTATTCCTCGGTAATCAAAAGTAAATACATTACATCCCTTGGTAGCGAGATATTCTGCAAGTGGGTAATAAATTTTTTGAGGAACTGCCACCGCAGGAGCAAAAACTATTGTTTTATGATTAGGAGATTTAGGAACAAACTCATGTACCGAAATGGGATAATCGTCAAAAGAACGAATAGTGTATGATTCCATGTTTTACTGATTTAATATTGCCGTTTCTGTTCTTTTCATAGCGTTGTTAATATATTTTGGATCATCGTAAATTTGCGTTAATAAAATACCACCCTCGATATCCTGAACCATTTGTTCTGCCAGTAGTAATGCTTTTTCTGTTGAGTGATTCACTTCAAGCAGTTGTTGCAGTCCTAAAATAAAATCCTTAAAAAATGATTGTATTTCTTTTTTATATATGGGGTCGAGGTGAATGGTTTCTAATGCTGTATTTGCCATAATGCACCCACCATCTGAGGCTTTGAATAATTTGTCCAGAAGTAGCTTCATTTTTAGTACTTTTTCATTAAGAGTTAAAGTGTTACTTTCAATAATCCTAAATAGATTGTAATTAAAATAACTGTGAACAGTTGCCAGAACTTCTCTAATTAGATCTTCCTTATTGCTGAAATAATAATAAAAATGAGACTTCTGTATACCACAGGCTTTAGAGAGCTCACTCATGCTACTGTTTTGAACTCCGCGAGAGCGCAGGATAGGGATTATCTTTTTTAGAACTTCTTCTTTGGACGTTTTTACTTTTGGCATTTTATTGAACGTTCGTTAAAATAATAATCAAATATAGTTAGAATTATTAAATAGCATTGTATATTTTTGGTTTAAATTATTAAGCTTATGAATTTGACACAGACAGAAGTGCTGGAACAATGTGCTAAGATGTGTAAAAATACTTTAATGGAAACTTTAGAGATTTCTTTCTGTGAAGTTGGCAAAGATTATTTGGTTGCTAAAATGCCGGTGACTCCCAAGGTGCATCAGCCAGATGGTGTTTTACATGGGGGAGCTATGGTGGCATTAGCAGAGAGTGTGGGCAGTGCTGCATCATTTATTTTTCTTAATGCTAAAGATTTTTATATAAGAGGAATAGAGATTTCTGCAAATCATGTAAAGAGTGTTAAGCAGGGGTATGTGTTTGCGAAAGCAGAAATTTTACATCAAGGCCGTACTACTCAGTTATGGGATATAAAGATAAAGGATGAAGAAGGTAACCTGGTTTCGATAGTTAAGTTGACCACTATTGCGCTTCCTAAAACCAAATAGTATGGATATAGGAGATGTTTATGCGAAAATTGAAGAACAATTAGATCAAAATCTGCCTTTTGTGGTGTATAGAAAAGCTGATTCTATGACACTACATGCTGTTTTTCAGGAAAATAACCAGATGTATGAAGTAGAGGATTATGCTGTTTCGGGATTTGTTTTTGCTCCTTTTGATAGTGCTCATAAAGCTGTTATTATTCCTTCAGAAAAAAGTGACTATTGCACTGCTACCATTTTATCACAAACCATAAGTAACGAAAAAAGAACTTTAGGAAAAATAGATAACGTTCTTTTGGTAGAACCTGAAGCCCAAAAAAAACACATAGAGCTTGTAAAAAAGGGCATTGAAGCAATACAATCTGATCGTTTTAAAAAAGTAGTATTATCTCGAAAAGAGGAGGTTTCGATACCAGATTCTTTTAATAGTCTACATATATTTAAAAACCTAATTCATTTTTATCCAAAAGCTTTTGTGTACCTATGGTACCATCCAAAAATTGGTACATGGATGGGAGCGACTCCAGAAACCTTGATTCGAGTAAAAAGTAATAATTTTTTTACTATGGCTCTGGCGGGTACCCAGCCATATATAAATACTATAGATGTCGATTGGGGGACTAAAGAATTAGTAGAACAGAAAATGGTTACTTCTTTTGTTACGAGCAAATTATCTTCAATTATTAATGATATACAACACTCTAAAACTTATACACATAAAGCTGGTACACTTTTGCATCTGCGTACCGATATTAGTGGGGTTTTGGATAATGAAAATTCAAGAATTGAAAAAATAATCGAAGTATTACATCCCACTCCAGCGGTTTGTGGACTTCCTAAAGATGAGGCTAAATCTTTTATTCTTACTACAGAAGGATATAATCGTAAGTATTATACTGGTTTTCTGGGAGAACTCAATATGAATAAAGATGGTGTTGTTAAATCAAATTTATTTGTAAACCTTCGTTGTATGGAGTTGAGTAATGGTAAAGCAATTCTTTATGTAGGAGGAGGAATAACAAAAGACTCTGATCCAGAGAAAGAATGGGAGGAAACTGTGAAGAAAACAGAGACAATGAAAAGAGTTTTGTTGTAACCAGGGTTAAATTACTTAAAATTCTGGTGTAAATTAGTACGATATTGTAATTTAGCGATTCGAATGAAGAAACGCTTATATTCAAAAATTCCTTTAGCACAATCTATTGTTACCTTATGCGAAGCAAAAGGAATTACTCATATTGTTATTTCGCCAGGATCTCGTAATGCACCACTAATAATTGGTTTTAGTGAACACCCCGATATGCAATGCTATAGTATCGTAGATGAACGATGTGCTGCATTTTTTGCATTAGGTATTGCGCAACAAATCCAAAAACCGGTTGCTTTGGTCTGTTCTTCGGGTAGCGCATTGTTAAACTATTATCCTGCAATTTCAGAAGCATTTTATAGTGATATACCATTAGTGGTTTTAAGTGCAGATCGTCCTATTGAAAGAATTGATATTGGAGACGGACAAACGATTCGTCAAAAAAATGTATTTGAGAACCATATTTTGTACTCGGCT
This region of Aquimarina spinulae genomic DNA includes:
- a CDS encoding chorismate-binding protein; its protein translation is MDIGDVYAKIEEQLDQNLPFVVYRKADSMTLHAVFQENNQMYEVEDYAVSGFVFAPFDSAHKAVIIPSEKSDYCTATILSQTISNEKRTLGKIDNVLLVEPEAQKKHIELVKKGIEAIQSDRFKKVVLSRKEEVSIPDSFNSLHIFKNLIHFYPKAFVYLWYHPKIGTWMGATPETLIRVKSNNFFTMALAGTQPYINTIDVDWGTKELVEQKMVTSFVTSKLSSIINDIQHSKTYTHKAGTLLHLRTDISGVLDNENSRIEKIIEVLHPTPAVCGLPKDEAKSFILTTEGYNRKYYTGFLGELNMNKDGVVKSNLFVNLRCMELSNGKAILYVGGGITKDSDPEKEWEETVKKTETMKRVLL
- a CDS encoding TetR/AcrR family transcriptional regulator, which translates into the protein MPKVKTSKEEVLKKIIPILRSRGVQNSSMSELSKACGIQKSHFYYYFSNKEDLIREVLATVHSYFNYNLFRIIESNTLTLNEKVLKMKLLLDKLFKASDGGCIMANTALETIHLDPIYKKEIQSFFKDFILGLQQLLEVNHSTEKALLLAEQMVQDIEGGILLTQIYDDPKYINNAMKRTETAILNQ
- a CDS encoding PaaI family thioesterase; this translates as MNLTQTEVLEQCAKMCKNTLMETLEISFCEVGKDYLVAKMPVTPKVHQPDGVLHGGAMVALAESVGSAASFIFLNAKDFYIRGIEISANHVKSVKQGYVFAKAEILHQGRTTQLWDIKIKDEEGNLVSIVKLTTIALPKTK
- a CDS encoding alpha/beta fold hydrolase → MESYTIRSFDDYPISVHEFVPKSPNHKTIVFAPAVAVPQKIYYPLAEYLATKGCNVFTFDYRGIGDSLSQSIQSLKEHGFVFWAQDFKSVSKHAKEEFPENEQYMIGHSYGGNSVGFSDAYQYYDKYFTVASQFGFYKHFTLKMRILIYLNFKFFVPLTTSLLEYYPSGWFGLGKPLTTRVAKDWAIFLLHPDSMLYFTQKDTSTYYKEIKEPMLLLSIDDDSFAPKKSVDILGERVYKNAEVTRKHLKPSDFNLKNIGHFDFFRTKNRDILWPIVDDWFHLN